The following is a genomic window from Bacillus sp. V2I10.
TTTTCACCGCCTCATCAAGGCGGATCTCCATGTTGGCCTGATTCCGTTCAGCTTTTCCTGCATCTTTATAGACATGAACAGAAGTCTGGTGCATCAGGATTGTGCCTGTAAACATCTTGCCCGATGAAGATTCGATTTTGCAATATTCACCTTCAATTGAGTTATAGTTGAAACCTCCGATTAAATCAATTGTCAGCCGTCCGCTTGCTTTAATTTCTTTTACGATTGCCCCAAGCGTATCAACATGCGCTGTCAGCATGCGGTGATGGGAATTGTCTCTTCCCGGAATAGTTGCAAGCAGTCCGCCTTTGCGATTGCGTCTCGTCTCTATTTGACATTCAGCTAAATAGTTTTCTACATATGTAATCACTTCATTTGTATTTCCTGATGGACTCGGTATTGACACGAGCTCTTTGATCAGCTGCATCGTTTCATTCAAAAGAATTCTCCCCCTTTAGTTGCTTTTTCTATATTATAGCAGTTCCAGACATCCTTAAAATAGCAAAACCGATTCCCCATTTTGGGAAATCGGCTGATTGACCTTATTCATATGAGATAATGCTGAGCCCATGGGCATCAAGATTAACCGTTGATCCTGAAATCTCTTGACCTGTTAATAGGCATGATGCCTTCTTCAAATCCTTAGGAAGAGAAACATTAATTACATGATCTGCCCCGTTTAAAATGAACAGGATTTTTTCCTCGTTAAACGTTTTTGTATACATGATATGCTGATCTTCTCGCCCAGCCTCGACAAATTGAATTTTCCCCTTGCTGCCGAATGCCGGATTGTTTTTGCGAAGCTCAATCATCTGCGTAATAAATTTCAATAATTCCCCGTCCTGTTTTTCCTCATCCCAAATCATGCATTTGCGGCAGCCTGGATCCATCACGCCCGTCATGCCTATTTCGTCCCCATAATAAATACATGGTGCGCCCGGTGATGAGAGCAGAAAAACGAAAAGCTGCTTTACTTTATCTGTATTTTCTCCGCAGACAGTAGCGATACGAGGGGTGTCATGACTTCCAAGCAAGTTAAATGCAACCTCCGACACTTGCTCAGGATACATAAGAAGCGCTTCTGCCGTTCGGTTGATAAACTCTGATGCTGTTACTTTTCCGTGAGCAAAATAGTCGATTGCCACACTTGTGTACGGATAATTCATCACTGCATCAAACTGATCACCCTGCAGCCAAGGCATTGCATCATGCCATACCTCTCCTAAAATATAAACCTCAGGATCAATCGTTTTGATTTCTTTACGGAACTCACGCCAGAAGTCATGGGAAACCTCATTTGCAACATCAAGTCTCCAGCCGTCAATGCCAAATTCCTTCACCCAGTATCGCCCAACCTCAAGCAAGTATTCCCGCACTTCAGGATTCCCTGTTCTGAGCTTTGGCATATTTTCCGAGAAACCGAACGTTTCGTAATGAACCTTGCCGTCTTTTTTCAGCGGAAACTGATCAATGTGGAACCAATCTTTATATTTTGACGCTTCTCCGTTTACGACCACATCCTGAAACGGGGGAAACTCATAGCCGCAATGATTAAACACGGCATCAAGCATCACTTTAATGCCATTTTGATGACAGACCTTCATTAACTTTTTAAACGTTTCTTTGTCTCCAAACTGCGGATCAATTTCTAAATAATCAATTGTATCGTACTTGTGATTCGAAAACGCTTTAAAAATAGGGGTAAAATAGATACCCGTTATGCCAAGCTTCACCAGGTAATGAATATTTTGAATGACCCCTTCAAAGTCTCCGCCGAAGCTGTTCGCTGCTGTCGGCTCTGTACTTCCCCAAGGCAAAGCATCTTTGGGGTTCAGTGCTTTGTCTCCATTCGCAAAGCGTTCCGGAAAAATCTGATACCAGACCGTGTCCTTGACCCATGACGGGGCAGCAAAGATATCTTCTTCATTTATATAAGGGAAGGTAAAATAGTACTCGTTATGATCTTGCGGCTTTTTATCCAAAAATCCCTGCTCCGTAAAAATGAGCGTTTGATCTCCCGATATCATTTCAAACCCATACTTCAAGCGTCTATGCGGAGGTTTAAGCGAAACCGTCCAAATATCGTAAAGCTCCGTCCTTCCAAGCAAAGTCATCTTTATATGCTCTTCAGACTTCCATTTCCAGACTCCTTGGCTCTCCTGCTCCCACGTGAATGGATCCCCCCAAATCAAATTCACCTTTTCAGCATCATTTTTCTTTGTCTGCAGACGGATGTGCAGCGTATCTTTATCATAAGCATAAGCAAAATTATTTTTAGGACGGTGGTAAACCGCTTCTTTTAACATCATTTTCAGTTCCCCCAATTATAGACTTAAACGTTTAAGTAACGGTAGAAAAAAGCAGAAGCTACTCTGCCGGTATATAAGTGTATTTTTCTAAATGCAGACCTCTGTTGTCTTTTATAAGATCGGATAAAACCTTGAATGCAATATTCGCTTTAGAGTCCTTGAATAAAACCATTTCAGCTCCCGCAGGAAGGATTTCCGGACAATTGGATGTGCAAATCACGGCATCATCTTCAATGTTCCGGTATTTCGATACAGTGGAGGCCAAAAACTCGTTTAGAATAATCGCTGATTGATCGGTGTTCTTTACTAAAAATTCAGCAAGGACTCTTTCATCCTCCATAAGATGTATGTCATCCTCTGCAAGACCCGATGCGATTTTAATATGCTCAGTAAGTCCAGCATTGTGAAACTTCTCCATAATTAAAATGGCTGATTTTCCTTTTAGCTGTTTTTTTGCAGCTGAAAAAGCTCTCTTGTAATCATACATGACCTTGTAAAACAATTCATCATCAATTACACTGTCAACGAGTACGAGCGGCACTCCTGTTGGAACAGTTTTTGAGATGCTGTAGAAGAAATCTTCCCGGGCATCAATCAAGAAAACGCCATCCAGCTTACGTTCTGCGATAATCTCAAGATTGGGCTTCTCCACATCAATACTTGAAAGCACAACGTGATACCCCTGTTTTGTCAGCAGCTGCTCAAGCTCAAAAATAAACTCGGCGTGATAAGCGCGTCTCCATACCCCTTCATGTGCAGAGCGGTTTAAAAGAATTCCGATTAACCCCGTCTTCTGCTTAACAAGTGATCTTGCAGCTAGGTTAGGCACATAATTTAATTTCTTTGCAATCTGGAGCACACGTTCCTTTGTCTCTGCTGGAATCGATTGATTTTCTGCATTATTTAAAACGTAGCTCACAGTCGCAACAGAAACATTCGCTTGAGACGCAATATCTTTCATTGTTGCTTTTTTCATTTCTTTCACCATTTTCACTTAATCGTTTAAGTTGAGTATACAGATCATTGACTTAAATGTCCAGAATCAAAAATTGAAGTTCCTATTACCGCCAAAATCGAACTCGAATGGTGTGCAAGCTTTCCTATCAGACTAGTGAATTTTGACAGTTTGATGCACTTTTTTCTGCGCAGAAGCACTTTTCTGCTCCATTCACCGCTTTGATGCACTTTTTTCTACAACATTTATGCGTAATGTAAAAATAGCCGCGAATTATTTTAGAAAGGACCCGAATTAATTTGAAAAGGCCGCGAATAAGAATGGAGTTTCCGTTCCAACTCGCGGATAAAGGCTCCTAACTCTCCGAAAGCTAGATTTATTGATTACAAGAAAAGCCGGCTGCTCATTTTGGCAGCAGGCTCTTATACCCTTTATACTGTTCTTAAAAGAGGTAATGTACAGCATCTGAAAGAGCCGCCAGATTTAATGATTTCAGTGATATCCACTTCAATAACCTCATACCCTCTGTCTCTGAGCTGTTTGTTAACATTTTTATTAACAGGAAGACTGATGATTTTTTTATCGCCTATCGAAAGGACGTTTGTGCCCATTGTAAACTGTTCAGCTCCCGTTACTTCAATTAAATTATAGCGCAACCTAAGCATTTTCAGCTCTTTCTCTTCAAACGCATCAGGAAAGACCAGGGCTTCCGATTCAGACAGGACATTAAATACACAGTCTAGATGAAGGTATTTTTCATTGATAGGAACAGGTATAACCTCAAAGGCTGGAACAAGCGACTGCAGTTTTTCGATCGCATACATGCACGTTCTGTCACTCACCCCAACGAAAATAGCCGTTCTGTCGATGATCACGTCTCCGCCTTCAATCCGGTGTTCTCTCAGACATTGCAGCGGATAGCCATGTACGTCAAGCCAGCTCCGCAGCACTTCTTCCTCTCCCTGTCTGATGTCCTGGCCCATTTCCGAAACGTAAACGGTTTTGCCTAAAGTGAAGCCAATGTCACGGGTGAACACTTGCTCAGGGTATTTTTCATAAGGTGTGAGCATAATTACTTCTGCCCCATTTTTCTCTAATGTCCGGACAAACTGCTGATGCTGGCTGATTGCGAGGTCTACATCAATATTTTCATCGGCATAATGCCTCTGTGTTTCATTAATAACTTCGGTGATCCGCATATAGTTTGGCTGACATACCAGCACCCGCTTTAATGAATCATATTCGCTAAAACAGGCTAGCGTCTGATCTGGTTTTCGAATGGTCGTCAAAATAAATTCCCCCATAAAGATTGCTTTTATGAGATTATTCCCTAAATGGCATAAATATTAAACTTTTTTGTGACATTATCTTACGCCTATTTTTTTAATCATGACTGTTAGTAATTGTCAAACATGTTAAATTGTTATATAGTTTTAAAAGTTAAACTATATTTTTCTCATATGAGGCTGGAAAGAATGAAAAATGAAATTGAACTAGAAACATTACGAAAAGAAAATCAGCTTTTAAAAGAACTCATCACACAATGGCCGTCTGCATTTACTTATGTAAATCCGGAACTCGAGCTTGCGGTTTGCAAAGAGAAGGCAGACATGCCTCCATCCATTCAGAAAATGACCAGCACACAGCTGACAGCTTACACAAATCAGCGCCTCTACCTATCATCATCAGCAAATGATTCATTTCATCACACAGAAGCTTTTTTATCCGACATCTTCGATTTAGTTGCCCATCATGTTGTTTTCATTGATGAAGCGGGCATTGTTACTTTATGCAATCTTCAAGCAGCAAAGGATCACGGGGTCAACCGGGACGAGATTATCGGCAAGCATTTAAGGGAGCTTGTATGCATTCCAGACGATCAGCTTCTGACACTTGAAACCGCCCGCACCGGGATTGAATTCATTGACCGTGAAGTGCTTGATAAAAATTATGGAATCCTGAATACGAAAATCCTCTGGAATAGCGACGGATCCATTAAACGGGTAATCGGCACCTTCTACTTTTTAAATGCGATAAAAGAAGCCGAAAAACAGGCGATCGCCGGCAGAATTGCTGCTGGAATTGCCCATGAAATCAGAAATCCCTTAACTACGGTCAGAGGCTTTCTTCAGGTGCTTCAAGCTTCAGCAGATCCTGAAACGAAAAGCTTATTTCAGACAATTTTAATTCCTGAAATCGACCGGGCAAATAAAATCATTTCAGATTTCCTGAGCATCGCAAAACCTGCCGAAATTCGGTCTGAGCATTTTGAAGTGAAAGAATTTCTCCTGAATCATTTAGGAAGAATCTTAGAAAGCGAATCGCTTCTTTACTCCATTGAGTTTCAAGTCAAAATTGACCCCTCAGCAGAAGGGATCTATATCCTTGGAAATAAGGATGAACTGCTTCAGGTCTTTCTGAATCTGTTTCAAAATTCGTTTCAGGCAAAAAACACAGATCCGCTGAGAATTCACATCTCTTGCACGCGCCTGGAAAATCGTCTGCAAATCAGCTTTTCTGATAATGGAAAGGGCATTATCCCTTCCGCTCTGCATCATATATTCGATCCGTTCTTCTCTACAAAAGACAGCGGAACAGGACTCGGTCTCTCTGTTTCGAAAAAAATTGTCGAGAACCATAAGGGTACAATGACGGCAAGCAGTGACGAAAACGGTACTATATTTTATCTGGATTTTCCTGTTTGGGAGGAGCGGATTTAAAAGTATACGACCTGAAAATTGCTATATAAATTCCCTTGCAAATTTAGTAAAGAGAAGCTCAGGAATACAAAAAAAGCTCAGAGTATTTGCTCTGGGCCTTTATAATTATTAAGATGGTTACTTCCATAATAACCCCCTTTGTCGAACAAGAAAAACCTATTTGTTTTTCTGCTTTATTAAAATGTTAGAAGTTATCTTTTAAACTTGAGGTTCTGTTCACATTTTAATGAAATGCGTTCTTAATCATTCAGAAATTCTTGGCTATTTGAACAGCTTTATATATCCCTTCCGCAATAATAGCTTCACGTTGATCAGGAAATTGATTATGTCCCTCAAT
Proteins encoded in this region:
- a CDS encoding ATP-binding protein, with protein sequence MKNEIELETLRKENQLLKELITQWPSAFTYVNPELELAVCKEKADMPPSIQKMTSTQLTAYTNQRLYLSSSANDSFHHTEAFLSDIFDLVAHHVVFIDEAGIVTLCNLQAAKDHGVNRDEIIGKHLRELVCIPDDQLLTLETARTGIEFIDREVLDKNYGILNTKILWNSDGSIKRVIGTFYFLNAIKEAEKQAIAGRIAAGIAHEIRNPLTTVRGFLQVLQASADPETKSLFQTILIPEIDRANKIISDFLSIAKPAEIRSEHFEVKEFLLNHLGRILESESLLYSIEFQVKIDPSAEGIYILGNKDELLQVFLNLFQNSFQAKNTDPLRIHISCTRLENRLQISFSDNGKGIIPSALHHIFDPFFSTKDSGTGLGLSVSKKIVENHKGTMTASSDENGTIFYLDFPVWEERI
- a CDS encoding dimethylarginine dimethylaminohydrolase family protein; its protein translation is MGEFILTTIRKPDQTLACFSEYDSLKRVLVCQPNYMRITEVINETQRHYADENIDVDLAISQHQQFVRTLEKNGAEVIMLTPYEKYPEQVFTRDIGFTLGKTVYVSEMGQDIRQGEEEVLRSWLDVHGYPLQCLREHRIEGGDVIIDRTAIFVGVSDRTCMYAIEKLQSLVPAFEVIPVPINEKYLHLDCVFNVLSESEALVFPDAFEEKELKMLRLRYNLIEVTGAEQFTMGTNVLSIGDKKIISLPVNKNVNKQLRDRGYEVIEVDITEIIKSGGSFRCCTLPLLRTV
- a CDS encoding glycoside hydrolase family 13 protein, which gives rise to MLKEAVYHRPKNNFAYAYDKDTLHIRLQTKKNDAEKVNLIWGDPFTWEQESQGVWKWKSEEHIKMTLLGRTELYDIWTVSLKPPHRRLKYGFEMISGDQTLIFTEQGFLDKKPQDHNEYYFTFPYINEEDIFAAPSWVKDTVWYQIFPERFANGDKALNPKDALPWGSTEPTAANSFGGDFEGVIQNIHYLVKLGITGIYFTPIFKAFSNHKYDTIDYLEIDPQFGDKETFKKLMKVCHQNGIKVMLDAVFNHCGYEFPPFQDVVVNGEASKYKDWFHIDQFPLKKDGKVHYETFGFSENMPKLRTGNPEVREYLLEVGRYWVKEFGIDGWRLDVANEVSHDFWREFRKEIKTIDPEVYILGEVWHDAMPWLQGDQFDAVMNYPYTSVAIDYFAHGKVTASEFINRTAEALLMYPEQVSEVAFNLLGSHDTPRIATVCGENTDKVKQLFVFLLSSPGAPCIYYGDEIGMTGVMDPGCRKCMIWDEEKQDGELLKFITQMIELRKNNPAFGSKGKIQFVEAGREDQHIMYTKTFNEEKILFILNGADHVINVSLPKDLKKASCLLTGQEISGSTVNLDAHGLSIISYE
- a CDS encoding LacI family DNA-binding transcriptional regulator produces the protein MKKATMKDIASQANVSVATVSYVLNNAENQSIPAETKERVLQIAKKLNYVPNLAARSLVKQKTGLIGILLNRSAHEGVWRRAYHAEFIFELEQLLTKQGYHVVLSSIDVEKPNLEIIAERKLDGVFLIDAREDFFYSISKTVPTGVPLVLVDSVIDDELFYKVMYDYKRAFSAAKKQLKGKSAILIMEKFHNAGLTEHIKIASGLAEDDIHLMEDERVLAEFLVKNTDQSAIILNEFLASTVSKYRNIEDDAVICTSNCPEILPAGAEMVLFKDSKANIAFKVLSDLIKDNRGLHLEKYTYIPAE